In Dyadobacter subterraneus, a single genomic region encodes these proteins:
- a CDS encoding sugar phosphate isomerase/epimerase family protein encodes MLNPKFGASILSWIPPVWTPEAGLYAIKKTAETGFDLLEILLPVSMDFDAETVKKQLKEHNIEAICSLNLPKNCHIPFHPLEATTLIKTALDKAAILEVDILVGVLHSGIGVFTGLPRTKEEEVIICQVWSEVAAYAQNLGIKIGIEPINRYESYICTAASETMTLINKANASNLGLHLDTFHMNIEESNFRDPVLAGGSKLYHVHMTDSDRGMLGEGNVHWEELFKALSEINYSGALVLENFSSEIKDLVGPTSLWRPSKYNAEDLAKGSLAFMKKMVEKYK; translated from the coding sequence ATGCTTAACCCAAAATTCGGTGCCTCTATCTTATCCTGGATTCCACCGGTATGGACTCCGGAAGCAGGACTTTACGCCATAAAAAAAACAGCAGAGACAGGATTTGATTTACTGGAAATATTACTTCCGGTTTCCATGGATTTTGATGCTGAGACTGTTAAGAAGCAATTGAAAGAACATAATATTGAAGCAATTTGCAGCCTGAATTTGCCTAAAAACTGCCATATTCCATTTCATCCACTTGAAGCAACAACGCTGATTAAGACGGCTTTGGATAAAGCAGCAATTCTTGAAGTTGACATTCTTGTTGGTGTTTTGCATTCCGGAATCGGAGTTTTTACCGGGCTTCCACGCACAAAAGAAGAGGAAGTTATTATTTGTCAGGTTTGGAGTGAAGTTGCGGCTTATGCACAAAATCTTGGCATTAAAATCGGGATTGAGCCAATTAACCGGTACGAAAGCTATATCTGCACCGCAGCAAGTGAAACCATGACGCTGATTAATAAAGCTAACGCATCGAATCTGGGTTTGCATCTGGATACTTTTCATATGAATATTGAAGAAAGTAATTTCCGGGATCCGGTACTTGCCGGAGGTTCGAAATTATATCATGTCCATATGACCGACAGCGACCGCGGGATGCTTGGCGAAGGCAATGTTCATTGGGAGGAATTGTTCAAGGCTTTGTCAGAAATCAATTACTCCGGCGCGCTGGTTTTGGAAAATTTTTCTTCTGAAATTAAAGATTTGGTTGGCCCCACCTCCCTGTGGCGTCCTTCTAAATACAATGCCGAAGATCTTGCAAAAGGCAGCCTTGCTTTTATGAAAAAAATGGTTGAAAAGTATAAATAA
- a CDS encoding lipocalin family protein has translation MKKSFLFIAITSCIFTACSKESGSISGSWVKAIDEQSQHQQGFTLKDDGNASSINLKEKHYDRWEKFGDLLILRGSKNPDETDKFSDTLKIISVNDSSLVLKKTDGAEIIYTKTQVPGKLIRAFEAIDCYQFAAKQDTAFLHINVTDNIVSGDLEYHLFEKDSNKGKLKGKIIGDTLVADYTFLSEGTTSVRQVVMIKKDNNYIEGFGDVQEMDNKMSFVNRAKLSFKNGLIFKKTNCR, from the coding sequence ATGAAAAAGTCATTTCTTTTTATAGCGATCACAAGCTGTATTTTCACCGCTTGCAGCAAAGAATCCGGTTCTATTTCCGGTAGCTGGGTTAAGGCAATCGATGAGCAATCGCAACATCAGCAAGGCTTCACACTAAAAGATGATGGAAATGCCTCTTCGATAAATCTGAAAGAAAAACATTATGACAGGTGGGAAAAATTTGGTGATCTGCTTATTCTTCGTGGCAGCAAAAATCCAGACGAGACGGACAAATTTTCAGATACCCTAAAAATTATCTCTGTTAACGACAGCTCACTGGTTCTAAAAAAGACAGACGGCGCAGAAATAATTTATACCAAAACCCAAGTACCTGGTAAATTAATAAGGGCTTTCGAAGCCATTGACTGCTACCAGTTTGCTGCAAAACAGGATACAGCATTTCTCCATATCAATGTGACAGATAATATTGTGTCAGGGGATTTGGAGTATCATCTTTTTGAAAAAGACAGTAATAAGGGCAAGCTTAAAGGCAAAATAATTGGTGATACGCTGGTGGCCGATTATACTTTTTTATCCGAAGGTACCACATCGGTCCGGCAGGTTGTTATGATCAAAAAAGACAACAATTATATTGAAGGTTTTGGAGATGTTCAGGAAATGGATAACAAAATGAGTTTTGTTAACAGAGCTAAATTGAGTTTTAAAAATGGACTGATTTTCAAAAAAACGAATTGTCGATAA
- the lgt gene encoding prolipoprotein diacylglyceryl transferase: MIDTTISFILWNVRTNVFPSLEIPKWYGLCWTLGIFLSYRIMFYVFKKEGKTIQQLDILTTYVIIGTLLGARLGHILFYDPIYYWNHLIEILPIRLSPSFEFTGLAGLASHGGGIGIFLAIYLYSKKYKESYLWILDRVTIAAALTGAFIRFGNLMNSEMIGIPTKVSWAFIFTKIDQMPRHPAQLYESVFCLFLFFLMFSIWKKTLGKLPEGLLTGIFLVLLFSFRFMDEFLKIDQESFESQMPINMGQILSIPFILTGLLLIKKANTSKLSNF, encoded by the coding sequence ATGATTGATACCACGATATCTTTCATACTTTGGAACGTAAGGACTAATGTATTTCCAAGTCTTGAAATCCCGAAATGGTATGGTTTGTGTTGGACATTAGGAATATTCCTAAGCTATCGGATCATGTTTTATGTTTTCAAAAAAGAAGGCAAAACGATCCAACAACTTGACATACTTACTACTTATGTCATTATCGGCACGTTGCTTGGTGCCAGATTGGGGCATATTCTTTTTTATGATCCCATTTATTACTGGAATCACCTGATTGAAATATTACCCATTCGCCTTTCACCTTCTTTTGAATTTACCGGATTGGCTGGGTTGGCAAGCCACGGAGGAGGAATAGGCATCTTCCTGGCAATCTACCTTTATTCTAAAAAGTATAAAGAAAGTTATCTCTGGATACTAGACAGAGTTACAATTGCTGCGGCTCTGACAGGCGCCTTCATACGCTTTGGAAATCTGATGAATTCTGAAATGATTGGTATTCCAACAAAGGTTTCATGGGCATTTATTTTTACAAAAATTGACCAAATGCCAAGGCATCCAGCCCAGTTGTATGAATCCGTTTTTTGTTTGTTTCTTTTTTTCCTAATGTTTTCAATATGGAAAAAAACATTAGGAAAACTTCCTGAGGGATTACTAACCGGTATATTTCTTGTGCTTCTTTTTAGCTTCCGCTTCATGGATGAATTTCTGAAAATCGATCAGGAATCATTTGAAAGTCAAATGCCGATTAACATGGGACAGATCCTCAGTATTCCGTTTATCCTAACCGGTTTATTGCTTATCAAAAAAGCAAATACATCCAAATTGTCTAATTTCTAA
- a CDS encoding RNA polymerase sigma factor, protein MDSANKTHFVKVIQEHQGIINSICRIYYMDIEDIKDARQDIILQLWKSLPTFRNDSKISTWIYKVALNTILSKVKKNKIILPRSYYPSRI, encoded by the coding sequence ATGGATTCGGCAAATAAAACTCACTTCGTAAAAGTCATCCAGGAACATCAGGGGATTATAAATAGTATTTGCCGAATCTATTATATGGATATTGAAGATATAAAAGATGCGAGGCAAGATATTATTCTACAACTCTGGAAATCTCTTCCAACATTTCGAAATGACTCCAAAATCAGTACGTGGATTTATAAAGTAGCACTCAACACAATTCTTTCAAAAGTTAAAAAGAACAAAATAATTCTTCCAAGGAGTTATTATCCGAGTCGCATTTAA
- a CDS encoding DNA polymerase III subunit alpha: protein MLLNCHSYFSLRYGMIPEKDLLELCVQNDYNAMALTDINNTSGCLNFIRLAEKYDIKPIVGIDFRNGIQQQFIGLAKNNTGFQELNEYLSGHSHQKIEFPDQAPSLENAFFIYPFEQLLKTKKEVFLPNEYIGISIKDLNRVQFSPLRDRLDKFVILHTVSFRHKKDFSAHRLLRSINENTLLSKISAFGTGEETEQMLPSNILKYHFKNFDSIVFNTEKLMDECNIRFTFGENKKHQNLKVYTKSEAEDYQRLSQKSYAALGYRYGDNITDKIFDRISMELEMIQKQDFIPFFLVNHDIVSYARQKGYFYVGRGSGANSIVAYLLGITNVDPIELDLYFERFINMYRKNPPDFDIDFSWKDREDITEYIFKKFGSKGQAALLATYSTFQHSAAARELGKVFGLPTYEIDALSDGKYDPKKLDQLSALVIKYAQYFQENNQPNHLSIHAGGILISERPINYFSATDLPPKGFPTTQFDMVIAEDVGLNKYDILSQRGLAKIKETLEIIKYNRPEAPEIDIDDVKQFKLDPNINNLIKQAQCIGCFYVESPAMRMLLKKLAVDNYLGLVAASSIIRPGVAKSGMMREYILRHQDNSRTKDAHPILLDLMPETYGIMVYQEDVIKVAHYFAGLSLGEADVIRRGMSGKFRGRDEFEYVKAKFFKNCKDKKYDPIVTEQIWAQIASFAGYAFAKGHSASYAVESYQTLFLKAYYPLEYMVAVLNNGGGFYAPELYVHEARMMGANVMAPCVNHSKAQAVIKGTDIYLGMSALNEIEEKTIIKILEAREAEGEFTSLNNFLDRVSISIEQITILIRINAFRFTKIDKKTLLWKAHFRLNKAPQKVPQKQLFQVEVKEFDLPTFETSPTDEAYDQIELLGFPLCSPFDLVKNPMSKSVMSKDLDKYINQDIIQYGYLVAVKNTRTSKGERMQFGTFLDQEGQFIDTVHFPQVAAKYNFSNKGVYKIYGKVIDEFGFLSIEVSEIVRMDLALR from the coding sequence ATGTTACTCAACTGCCACTCCTATTTCAGCCTGCGTTATGGAATGATTCCCGAAAAGGATTTGCTGGAACTTTGTGTACAAAACGATTATAATGCAATGGCACTGACGGATATCAACAATACGTCCGGCTGCCTGAATTTTATACGTTTGGCAGAAAAATATGATATCAAACCCATCGTTGGCATTGATTTCAGAAATGGGATACAACAACAGTTTATAGGACTGGCGAAAAACAATACAGGTTTTCAGGAATTGAATGAATATTTGTCAGGACACTCCCATCAGAAAATCGAATTTCCTGATCAGGCACCTTCGCTTGAAAACGCTTTTTTTATCTATCCTTTTGAACAGTTATTAAAAACAAAAAAAGAAGTTTTTCTCCCAAACGAATACATTGGTATTTCAATCAAGGATTTAAACCGCGTTCAGTTTTCTCCTTTGCGTGATCGCCTGGATAAGTTTGTCATTTTGCATACAGTCAGTTTCCGGCATAAAAAGGATTTCAGCGCCCACCGGCTTTTACGTTCAATCAATGAAAATACTTTATTAAGCAAAATTTCCGCCTTTGGAACAGGTGAAGAAACGGAGCAAATGCTGCCTTCCAATATTCTGAAATATCATTTCAAAAACTTCGATTCTATTGTTTTTAATACCGAAAAACTGATGGATGAATGTAACATCCGTTTCACTTTCGGAGAAAACAAGAAACATCAGAATTTAAAAGTATATACTAAAAGTGAGGCGGAAGATTACCAGCGTCTAAGTCAGAAAAGCTATGCTGCGCTTGGATACCGGTATGGCGACAACATCACCGATAAAATTTTCGACCGCATATCGATGGAATTGGAAATGATCCAGAAACAGGATTTCATTCCCTTTTTTCTGGTGAATCATGACATTGTAAGTTATGCAAGACAGAAAGGTTATTTCTATGTCGGTCGTGGCAGCGGGGCTAATAGTATTGTGGCCTATTTACTTGGAATAACGAACGTTGACCCTATTGAACTGGATTTATATTTTGAACGCTTCATCAACATGTACAGAAAAAATCCTCCCGATTTTGACATTGATTTTTCATGGAAAGACCGGGAGGATATTACTGAATACATCTTTAAAAAATTCGGCAGCAAAGGGCAGGCTGCACTTTTGGCAACTTACAGTACTTTTCAGCATAGTGCGGCTGCCAGAGAACTGGGCAAAGTTTTTGGTTTGCCAACTTATGAAATTGACGCGCTCAGCGATGGAAAATATGATCCTAAAAAACTGGATCAGCTTTCTGCGCTGGTGATTAAGTACGCGCAATATTTCCAGGAAAACAACCAGCCGAATCACCTGAGTATTCATGCCGGCGGGATACTCATTTCCGAGCGACCGATCAATTATTTTTCAGCAACCGATCTGCCGCCCAAAGGTTTCCCGACCACACAATTTGACATGGTAATTGCAGAGGATGTTGGCCTGAATAAATATGATATTCTTAGTCAGCGCGGATTGGCAAAAATCAAGGAAACGCTGGAAATCATCAAATACAACCGTCCCGAGGCACCGGAAATAGATATTGACGATGTAAAACAATTCAAACTTGACCCGAACATAAATAATCTTATTAAGCAGGCTCAGTGTATCGGATGTTTTTATGTTGAATCGCCTGCCATGCGTATGCTGTTGAAAAAGCTTGCAGTTGATAATTATCTGGGACTTGTAGCAGCGAGCTCGATTATCCGGCCTGGCGTCGCCAAAAGCGGGATGATGCGTGAATATATTTTACGGCACCAGGATAATAGCAGAACAAAAGATGCACATCCGATTTTACTGGATCTGATGCCTGAAACTTATGGCATCATGGTTTATCAGGAAGATGTGATCAAAGTTGCCCATTATTTTGCCGGATTATCATTGGGAGAAGCGGATGTAATTCGTCGCGGTATGAGTGGAAAATTCCGTGGACGTGATGAGTTTGAATATGTAAAAGCCAAATTTTTCAAAAATTGTAAAGACAAAAAATATGATCCGATAGTTACTGAACAAATCTGGGCGCAAATCGCAAGTTTTGCCGGTTATGCTTTTGCAAAAGGACATTCCGCATCTTATGCTGTGGAAAGTTACCAGACACTTTTCCTGAAAGCTTATTATCCGCTGGAATATATGGTGGCGGTTTTAAACAACGGCGGCGGTTTTTACGCACCTGAATTATATGTTCATGAAGCCAGAATGATGGGGGCAAATGTTATGGCACCCTGTGTTAATCATAGCAAAGCGCAGGCTGTCATCAAAGGGACTGATATTTACCTGGGTATGTCAGCATTAAATGAAATTGAAGAAAAAACCATTATAAAAATCCTGGAAGCACGTGAGGCAGAAGGTGAGTTTACTTCTTTAAATAATTTCCTGGATCGCGTATCCATTTCCATTGAACAGATCACAATCCTGATCCGAATTAACGCTTTTCGTTTTACCAAAATTGACAAAAAAACATTACTCTGGAAAGCGCATTTCCGTCTAAACAAAGCGCCCCAAAAAGTCCCGCAAAAACAATTGTTTCAGGTAGAAGTTAAAGAATTTGATCTTCCAACATTTGAAACTTCCCCTACTGATGAAGCTTATGACCAGATCGAGTTGTTAGGTTTTCCGCTTTGCAGTCCTTTTGACCTCGTTAAAAATCCAATGTCAAAAAGCGTGATGTCCAAAGATCTGGATAAATATATCAATCAGGATATTATTCAATACGGATATCTGGTGGCCGTTAAAAATACGAGAACGTCAAAAGGAGAACGGATGCAATTTGGCACATTTCTGGATCAGGAAGGACAATTTATTGATACCGTACATTTTCCACAGGTTGCAGCAAAATACAATTTCTCAAACAAAGGAGTTTATAAAATTTACGGAAAAGTGATTGATGAATTTGGGTTTTTGAGTATTGAAGTGAGTGAAATTGTAAGGATGGATTTGGCTTTGAGGTGA
- a CDS encoding HigA family addiction module antitoxin, with amino-acid sequence MEKLNNIHPGEILLEEFLNPLGISAYRLAKDTSIPQTRVSEIIKGRRRVTADTALRFSKYSGTTPKFWLGLQDDFDLEEEQQSIFHELNNIKTLEVDEV; translated from the coding sequence ATGGAAAAGTTAAATAATATTCACCCGGGAGAAATTTTGTTGGAGGAGTTTTTGAATCCTCTTGGTATTTCTGCTTACAGATTAGCAAAAGATACTTCCATTCCTCAGACGCGTGTTAGTGAGATCATCAAAGGGCGAAGGAGAGTGACAGCAGATACAGCATTGCGATTCAGCAAATATTCCGGCACCACTCCTAAGTTTTGGCTCGGCTTGCAGGACGATTTTGATCTTGAAGAAGAACAGCAGTCGATTTTTCATGAATTAAATAATATAAAGACATTAGAAGTTGATGAAGTGTAA
- the dinB gene encoding DNA polymerase IV, with product MERTILHMDLDTFFVSVERKIDSRLEKKPILVGGIGDRGVVAACSYETRPFGVHSGMPMKMARNLCPEAIVIRGEGGVYSKHSKEVTEIIREAVPVFEKASIDEFYADLSGMDKFQGSSYKMAQELRMRIKKEAGLPISFGLSANKLVSKVATGTAKPDNERKVEFGTEKSFLAPMLVKKIPMVGDKTNQILYNLGIKHVRTIQEMPVEMMSKVLGKNGVVLWNRANGRDDTPIIPFHERKSISNERTFGKDTGDTTRMREMIRAMAENLAYQLRNGEKLTSCISVKIRYADFNTFSKQLKIPYTSADHLLIPQVEKLFDQLYNRRMLVRLVGVTFSDLAGGNYQINLFDDSEEKLNLYQAMDYLRNRYGTDDRGNAIVSWGTTIGIANISSMGNPFNGEPPIIPAHRNA from the coding sequence ATGGAGCGAACCATACTACATATGGACCTTGATACATTTTTTGTATCAGTCGAACGAAAAATTGATAGCCGTTTAGAGAAAAAACCGATTCTTGTCGGCGGGATTGGTGACCGCGGCGTTGTAGCTGCGTGCAGTTATGAAACACGTCCGTTTGGAGTTCATTCAGGTATGCCAATGAAAATGGCAAGAAATCTTTGCCCGGAGGCTATTGTGATTCGTGGTGAAGGAGGTGTTTATTCCAAACATTCAAAAGAAGTTACAGAGATTATCCGTGAAGCGGTTCCTGTTTTTGAAAAAGCCAGTATCGATGAATTTTATGCCGACTTATCAGGCATGGATAAATTCCAGGGATCATCTTATAAAATGGCGCAGGAATTAAGAATGCGTATCAAAAAAGAAGCAGGCCTGCCCATTTCTTTTGGGCTTTCTGCTAACAAACTGGTTTCAAAAGTAGCCACGGGTACCGCAAAACCTGATAATGAAAGAAAGGTTGAATTTGGAACTGAAAAGTCATTTTTAGCACCCATGCTGGTCAAAAAGATTCCAATGGTTGGCGATAAAACGAATCAGATCCTTTATAACCTTGGTATAAAACATGTAAGAACGATCCAGGAAATGCCCGTTGAAATGATGAGTAAAGTCCTGGGCAAAAATGGCGTTGTGCTTTGGAACCGTGCCAATGGAAGAGACGATACACCAATCATCCCCTTTCATGAACGGAAGTCAATTTCCAACGAACGGACTTTTGGAAAAGATACAGGAGATACAACAAGAATGCGGGAAATGATCAGGGCCATGGCCGAGAATCTGGCTTACCAGCTTAGAAATGGTGAGAAACTGACGTCTTGTATTTCAGTTAAAATAAGATATGCTGATTTCAATACTTTTTCCAAACAGCTCAAAATTCCTTATACCTCGGCAGATCATTTATTAATCCCGCAGGTGGAAAAACTATTTGATCAGTTATACAACAGAAGAATGCTGGTTAGGCTTGTCGGCGTCACTTTCAGCGATCTGGCCGGAGGAAATTATCAGATTAATTTATTTGACGATTCGGAAGAAAAACTAAACCTATATCAGGCGATGGATTATTTACGAAACCGGTATGGTACTGATGATCGTGGAAATGCAATTGTAAGCTGGGGTACCACAATAGGTATCGCCAATATATCAAGTATGGGAAATCCGTTTAACGGGGAACCGCCGATTATTCCGGCGCATAGGAATGCGTGA
- a CDS encoding LexA family transcriptional regulator: protein MPIEEESKRFKQLREELNLTQAAFAEQLGISMTTADIERGRTRIPGQVVKELLKQHNINPLWLFGESGQKYLRIGDAAINPKVVTVDNTGEENIVMVNAKAAAGYPLNLGDTRWFESLPAFSIPLPEYRNATFRGFQVDGDSMMPVLQSDEWIVGRAVEGWDDVKNNRMYVIVTADSILVKKIQKSEKSTFVSLISLNPEYAPISVDRSEVRELWQVNSKLTFDMETNAANISLQNIHQEMKELKEEVRKLAR, encoded by the coding sequence ATGCCCATCGAAGAGGAAAGTAAACGTTTCAAACAACTAAGGGAAGAACTGAACCTGACGCAGGCTGCATTTGCTGAGCAATTGGGAATAAGTATGACAACGGCCGACATTGAAAGAGGCAGAACGCGCATTCCCGGACAGGTTGTGAAAGAGCTTTTGAAGCAGCATAATATTAACCCGCTCTGGCTGTTTGGAGAAAGCGGACAGAAATATTTGCGGATAGGAGATGCTGCCATCAATCCAAAAGTGGTGACAGTTGATAATACGGGGGAAGAAAATATTGTGATGGTTAATGCTAAGGCCGCTGCCGGATATCCGCTGAATCTTGGCGATACGCGCTGGTTTGAAAGTTTGCCTGCATTTAGCATTCCGCTCCCGGAATATCGCAACGCAACTTTTCGTGGATTTCAGGTGGATGGAGATAGTATGATGCCGGTTTTACAATCGGATGAATGGATCGTGGGAAGGGCAGTGGAAGGCTGGGATGATGTGAAAAATAACCGGATGTACGTGATTGTGACTGCTGATAGTATTCTTGTGAAAAAAATCCAGAAAAGTGAAAAAAGCACTTTTGTCAGCCTGATTTCATTAAATCCGGAATACGCTCCGATTTCTGTTGACAGAAGTGAAGTACGGGAACTTTGGCAGGTAAACAGTAAGCTGACGTTTGATATGGAAACAAATGCTGCGAACATCAGTTTGCAGAATATCCATCAGGAAATGAAGGAATTGAAAGAGGAGGTGAGGAAGCTGGCCAGGTGA
- a CDS encoding 2OG-Fe(II) oxygenase has protein sequence MARLFPYMHIHDFLSDELNAEILAYAVKRQLDFKQSVIYSGGIKKISESRISLTLKNFEPYKTIIQESIRKRVPALVDGLKLSKFNAGEIETEFVSYGDRSLFKSHIDTAVHKKTEKPRVISVVYYLHSIPKKFEGGNLRIHTISIGEEKEHSIDISPDNNSLLAFPSFAPHEVRPVIAPGIDFKDRRFAINCWILKA, from the coding sequence ATGGCCAGATTGTTTCCTTATATGCATATTCATGACTTTTTAAGTGATGAATTAAATGCTGAAATATTGGCTTATGCTGTAAAGAGGCAACTGGATTTCAAGCAGTCTGTAATTTATAGCGGAGGCATTAAAAAGATATCAGAATCACGCATTTCATTGACTTTAAAAAATTTTGAACCTTATAAAACGATCATTCAGGAAAGTATCAGAAAACGGGTGCCTGCCTTGGTTGATGGCTTGAAATTGTCAAAATTTAATGCAGGAGAAATTGAAACCGAATTTGTTTCTTATGGAGACAGGTCACTTTTTAAATCACATATTGATACGGCTGTTCATAAGAAAACAGAAAAGCCAAGAGTGATCAGTGTTGTGTACTATTTGCATAGTATTCCTAAAAAGTTTGAAGGAGGAAATCTGAGAATTCATACGATTTCAATTGGTGAGGAAAAGGAGCATTCTATAGATATTTCTCCCGACAATAATTCTTTGTTAGCTTTTCCTTCTTTTGCCCCACATGAAGTAAGGCCAGTAATAGCACCCGGCATTGATTTTAAAGACCGGCGTTTTGCTATTAATTGCTGGATTTTAAAAGCCTGA